In Candidatus Manganitrophus noduliformans, the genomic stretch GCTCTCCTCATGATCATCCTGATCGGGCTCCGGGGAGGTCGGCCTCGGCTCCTTCGGTCGCTCCTCACCCGTGCGCGTAGCTTCCACCGCGTCGGGGGGAAGGCGGAGCACATCCCAATCGAGGGTTGTGGCGTGAAGATCGAATTCGATCCCTTCCTCATAGAGGTCGGGCATCTTTCCGGTCGCCGCCAGGCGGCCGGTCCCCCATTCCCCTTCGGCCGATTCGATCAGGAGTCGTTTTCCCTCCACCCGGACGGTCCCTTTAATTTTTTGGATCGGCCGAAAAGAGGGAAAGGGGGTCAGCGCCCCTTCGCGAACCAGAAGACGGCCGTGGAACTCTGTCTGAGAGGGGGCCTTCAGAGGAATTTTTATCTTGAGATCGGTCTCAACGGAACCGCCGGTTTTGAGCCGCTTGAGCCGCTCGTTCCCGAAGCGTTTGAAAGCAACCTCCGCGGCATCCGAGAGGGAGACTTGTCCGGAGGTTTGAATCTCCAGCGGACCCTCTGTGAACGGTTTCAATCGTCCGGTGGTCTCCGTGAGAGTGGAGTCCAAGAGATGTGTGTGGTAAAGGGTGATGTGCCCCTCTCGGCGATCATAACGCCACAAGGCTTGATCGACCGCGACCGGCGGAAGGTCTTTGGCGAGGGTGACGGAAATCTGTTTCGACTCTCCCGCCAGATGCGTTTCCGGCGAGCGAAACAGACGGTGGAGCCGGAACAGGTCGGCACTCGGCGCATCAATGGTCACCCAGCCCCACTCGAACAAAAAAGGGGGAACCGCTTCGGAAAGATAGGGCTGAATCAGATTGGAGTCGAAACGAATGAGCGTCACGATGAAATGGGCTGTCTCTCGCGTGAAGCCGAAGAACCCCCCTTCCTCCTCCACTCTCCCATCCACCTGCAGATGGGTCGCCTTGTCGACCAAGATTCCTTGCCAGACGGAGGGGATATCAATCTTTACGCCCACCTCTCTATCCCAAAAAGGACGACGGATCCGGACTTCTATCCGTTGAGCCGTCCATTCCACAGGGCCGCCGGAGAGAGCATGATCGAGGAGGGAAAGCCTCCCCTGCCGTAGAGTAACGATCCTCGATCGGTTCGCCACCTTCCATCCTTCGCCCGCTTCCCTTTCCCTCTTCGGAAGGAGATCCTTGAAGTTCCACTCCCCGTTCCGATCTCGAATCAGAGAGACGGTCGGCTCGATCAAATGAATCTCCACAATCTCCATCCGCTTCCAGAGGAGAGGAAGAAGCCGAAATCCGATTCGAATCTCTTGGACTTCTGCAATCGGCCGCGCTTCTTCCCCCGCCCCGATCACGACGCTCCGGAGCCGAATTTCAGAGCCTGTCAGGAACGAGACGCGAATCTCGTCGACGGAGAAAGGTCGGCCGATCGCTTGTTGTAATCGCTCGGAGAAAAAAGGGATGAGGCGATTGAGGGTAATCCATTCCGGGAGGACAAACAGAACAAAGGCGAGCAGTAACAAAAAGAGGGCGGCCCAAGCCGGCCGCCGCGTCTCTCCCCTAAACCATGATTTATTTTTAATGGGGACCTCTCCTCCGTATGACAGCCACTTCGGCGGACTTCTCTTTTGCTGCTCTTGGAAGCGCCCCCGTCCCGTCCGATCAAAAAACGGGCAGACAGGACGGGGGGCAGTAGACCAAAAAACGGATGGGGCGTTGCGTTATGGAGGGGGACCGACGGTCCTTCTCCCGGTCAGAAGCTGAACAACGAGCAACACGGCGGCGATCACCAGCAGGGCATGGATCACTCCCCCCGCCAGGTTCAAGCTGAAGCCGAGCGCCCAGAGAATAAGCAGGATTACAAAAATGGTCCAAAGCATCGTGCCTCCTTTCGGTAAATCATGAGCAATAGAAATTTAATTTGCAAAGGAAGTGCCAGCCCATCCGTACGGAAGATTTGCTTTTCGCCATCGCAAGGCAAAGAACCGTCATGAACATGCACCGATCACCCACGCGTGTCTTGTAACCTTGGGCAAGAAATGCGCGGCGCCAGCTCAGCAGATTGGGTCAACGGCCTGACTGGGTCCAAATGAGCTGAGTACGCTCCATCTATTGAGAAGGAATCCGATGCATTTTTACACAGAATACCGCTGGTTTTCAAAAACGGCAGGCATTACGGCAGAGGTTGAGAAGACCGGAGTGCGCATCGTCTCAGCGATGCGCATCACGGCGGGGAGGTCTATGTGAACGACCAAATAGGCGATCGTGGAATGACCGGTCCGGCATCAAAAAAGTAGAGACGTCCCGCCGGGACGTCTCTACGAGGGTAAACAGATCGACCTATCTATCTTAATGTTCTTTCACCGGGTAGATGTAGTAAAGCATCACGTAGGTGACTGTGCTTGTGACCAAGGCGATCACGTAGAGGACCATCGTGAACGCCCCCATTTTTCGATGCCGGGTGGCGGCATCCGGAATCCACCGCTCGATTCCCCGTTCCATAAAGAGAACGCCGGCCACCAGACCGAAGCCGGAAATATAGACGACCAGCCGCCCCATCGATCCGGTCCAGCGTATGAGCGCAAAGAGGCCGAAGAGGGCCGCCGCTCCCGCGAGCGTATAGTTGAAGCCTTTGCTCCCCATCTTCAACGGCTCCACTTTCAGGTAGCGCTCATTCCCCTTCTTAAAAGACGACCGAAATCCAAGAACAATCATATAAACCGCCAGGACCAGACCGACCGAGATGACCAAGATGTGGATCGTCAGCATCGGCGAGAAGATATAATTGTAAACCCAATCAGGCCCTCCGAAGCCTTCCTTCCCCTCCAGCGAAAGCGCCCCCAATCCGCGGGCCAGATAGTAAAGGGTGAAGTAGCCGAGCATCGCGACCATCCCCCAAAGGGTCACCAGATGGTGGCGCTGTCCCTGATGTTTTCTGCCGGCATACCAGCCGTAGATAAAAAGCAGGGTGAAAACCCACGCCATGACCGACGAGATATCCGCCCCCCACGTTCCGTACGGCGAAAGAAATCCGGGCGCGGTTAACATTTCCTTCATGGTCTCCTCCTTGTTACTTGATTGCCGTTAAAACGGTGTTCCGCTCCATCTCCGTCACCCAGTGGAATCCGGCCTTTTCCAACCATCCGCGGATTTCCGATCCCGAGAAGCAGCGCCCCTTCTCGGAATAGACCATCATATGGATGGAGAAAATCGCATTCCAGCCGGGGTTGGATGCATCTTCGTTCAGAAACATATCCTTGACGATGATCAGCCCGCCCGGATTCGCGGCGCGGGAGAGTTTCCGGAAGAGGGCTGCATTCTCCTCTGAAGTTTGATAGTGGAGGATGTCGGAGAGGAAGACGACGTCGAACGTCCCGGGGAGCTCGTCCAGGTTGAAGTTGCCGCCGACCAACCTGATCCGACCGGTCATCTTCTCTTTGTCGATATTCTTCTGTGTCGTCGCGAGGGTCTCTGGAAGGTCAAAAAGGGTTCCCTGCAGATGAGGATAACGCTTGCAGAAAGCCATTGAAAAGGTCCCGGCGCCTCCGCCGACATCGAGGAAGGTCTTGTAGCCGGAGAGATCGATCCGCTCCGCCAGGCTCGGGGCGACCCGTTTCGCCATGCGATCGAGGACCCGCAAAATCTTCTCCCCGACCTCCGGGCGGTTCATGAAAATATTCCCCTTCACCGGCGGCTTTCCGGTTCGAACCACCTCTTCCAGCTTCCCCCAGGCCTCCCACTCTTCATCCTGAAGCAGCATCAGCTCCCCCATATAGAAGGGGCTGGTCTTCACGAGAAACTCCGCCACCACCGGCGTATTGGCGTAGCGTATCCCTTCGCGGTGGATGAGACCGATCGCCACCAGGGAATCGAGAAGGCGTTCGAGGTTTTCAGGATCGGCCCCGACGGCCGACGCGATCTCCGCCGCCGTCTTCGGTCCGCTCCCCATCGGGGTATAGAGATCGAGCTTCACCGAGGTCAAAAATATTTTCGCCTCCCAATAATATCCCAACTGGAAAAGCGAAGGCGCCGAAATTTCCCGACCCATCAAAAACCCCCAAATTTGAATAGGGGGAGTATATCGGGGTGGAAATCAAAGGTCAAGAGAGGAGGGAATGGGCGGGTGCCCCGCGACTTATCCGACTTCAATCGGCGGGTACTTCTCGATGACATTGAATTTCTCGATCTTCCACCGCTCCTTTTCTTTCTTCAATTTCCAGAAAAGAAGCGCCTTCTGAAGCGACACCCCCTTCCCCTTCCGAAGGCGGGCGGTCTGCATCAGCGAAAGATCGGCCTCGTCCCCCCGGACTTTCAATCCGAAAATCTGGAATTCGACACGGATCGGTTCGGCCCCTCCGAAGAGCTCGGCGATTTGCCCCTCAAAGGCGCTTCCGTCGGCGACATCCTGCCGCGAGAGGGCCCAATCCTGGCTCTGATAGGCGCGCCGCTGTCGTTCGATCAACTCGTGCAACATCTCTTCATTGGTCTTCTTGCCGGCGGGAACCTCCTCCACCTTCGGTTGCGGAGGCGATCCTTCCCTCAACTTCGGGGAGATTTTTGCCGCGGCCGGGGACGCATCGCGGGGAGCCACCGGCGGAGGCGACACCGGGGCTGAAGAAGAATCGTTCTTGAAGGCCGATAAAACAGTCGTCTTGTTGATCTGATCCTGCTCCGGTCTTCCGCCGGAAGGAGGGGGCGCCGGAGCCGGAGGCTCGGGTGAAACCGGCTGCGCTGCGGGAGAAAGGGGGAGGGCGATTTCTTGCTCGGGAGAAAGCGCGCCCTCTTTGGCTTCGATGTTCTCTTCCACCGCAGAAGCGGGGGGATCGATCGGATCGGGCCGCGACGCGATGACGGGAGACGGCGCCGCCGGAGCGGAAGCGACCTGAGCGGGTGAAGAGCGGTAGAGCGAAAAAAAGAGGACCCCTACAAAACCGGTCATCAGCAATCCAAAGAGGCCCCACCAGATCGGCTGCCAAGAAACGGTTTTTTTCTCCGGATGGACTTCTTGGGAGGGGGCGGCCGTTTCCCCTGCAGACGAATCCGAGATTACAGGGAGGGGGACGACCGTCTCTACAACGGCCAAGGCGGGTGCAGCCGCTTCTTGGGGAAGCCCGGGATCGATCGCCGGCGCCGGCGATGGAGCGTGCGGGACCAAGACCGCCGGAAGCTCCATCCGTTCGAAAAGCAGCGGCTCGCCGGAGGCGGACCCTCCCCCTTCGGTCGGCGCGAACCGTGCGAAGGCCCGCCGTTCCGCTTCGATCTCTTTTCCGAAAAAAGCCTGGATATAGTTCGTTAAATTGAGCCGCGGATACTCGCCTTGCAGAATCGATTCAATCGGCGCGATCATTTCGCCCGCCGTTTGAAAGCGCGCCGCCGGGTCGACGGCGAGGCCCCGGACCAGAATCGAGCGAATGGACGCCGGAAGATACCCCCACGGTTGCATGTCGGCCTTGACCGGTTCCGGAAACTCGCCGAGCAGCTCGCAGAGAATGGCCGAAGCGGCGAAGAGATCTTCTCCGGGCGTCCCGCTCGGAATCTCCCCCCCCTTTCTTTCGGAGATCGACTCCGGCGCGCGATAACGCGAGCGGATGGCCGAACGGGGATCCTCCAGCCAGCCCAGGCCAAAATCGCCGACCCCCACCACGCCGTCGTAGCCGATAAAGATCCGCTCCGGATGGAGCCCGCCGTGCGCGATCGGCCTCCCGGAGCGTCCGGTCAGAGCGTGGGAAAATTGGAGCGCGTCAAGAAGCTGCCGAATGAGAAGCAGCGCCATTCCGGTCGGAATCGGGAGAGAGCGGCTTCGCGCCAGAAGGGTCTGCAGTTTTTTGCCGAAGAGATACGGTTGGACGAAATAAGGGATGCCGTCGATTTCGCCGAGGTCATAAATCCGGAGGATGTTCGGATGCCAGAGGGTGGCCGCTTGTTTCGCCTCGTCTAAAAAAAGGGAAACCCAATCGGTCCGGTGGATCACCAGCGGATGGAGCCGCTTCAAAACAACCATCGTGTGCGGAGGGGACTCCCCCTGCGCCAGATAATTTTCAAGAAACGGGCTTCGCTTCAGCGGCCGGAGAAGCCGGT encodes the following:
- a CDS encoding AsmA-like C-terminal domain-containing protein, which gives rise to MLLLAFVLFVLPEWITLNRLIPFFSERLQQAIGRPFSVDEIRVSFLTGSEIRLRSVVIGAGEEARPIAEVQEIRIGFRLLPLLWKRMEIVEIHLIEPTVSLIRDRNGEWNFKDLLPKREREAGEGWKVANRSRIVTLRQGRLSLLDHALSGGPVEWTAQRIEVRIRRPFWDREVGVKIDIPSVWQGILVDKATHLQVDGRVEEEGGFFGFTRETAHFIVTLIRFDSNLIQPYLSEAVPPFLFEWGWVTIDAPSADLFRLHRLFRSPETHLAGESKQISVTLAKDLPPVAVDQALWRYDRREGHITLYHTHLLDSTLTETTGRLKPFTEGPLEIQTSGQVSLSDAAEVAFKRFGNERLKRLKTGGSVETDLKIKIPLKAPSQTEFHGRLLVREGALTPFPSFRPIQKIKGTVRVEGKRLLIESAEGEWGTGRLAATGKMPDLYEEGIEFDLHATTLDWDVLRLPPDAVEATRTGEERPKEPRPTSPEPDQDDHEESGYAVGLLRIDRLKINEYDFLNWQSAMIYREKTLQFRETEADFAGGVFRADFAQVHFRPDGSMALALTPKLEQISVAAFLSDFRGDGERPIMSGRGLVAGGLNTEGNHLQEFKKNLEGNLIVYLEKGTIYRFRALARIFALMNLRSLPDPDVKGIKYDVLSGSLSIERGKVALHDTVLFGKDVRVIANGKIDLVKNEFDFLMGVQVFRLVDDILKQLPVAGPILLGKDQMFIASYFEVEGKLTDPRVRFRPFKSIKESTLAVLRRALTFPVRPEEFSG
- a CDS encoding protein kinase domain-containing protein, coding for MEKLLGEKQPRKAAALFGRYRLLRPLKRSPFLENYLAQGESPPHTMVVLKRLHPLVIHRTDWVSLFLDEAKQAATLWHPNILRIYDLGEIDGIPYFVQPYLFGKKLQTLLARSRSLPIPTGMALLLIRQLLDALQFSHALTGRSGRPIAHGGLHPERIFIGYDGVVGVGDFGLGWLEDPRSAIRSRYRAPESISERKGGEIPSGTPGEDLFAASAILCELLGEFPEPVKADMQPWGYLPASIRSILVRGLAVDPAARFQTAGEMIAPIESILQGEYPRLNLTNYIQAFFGKEIEAERRAFARFAPTEGGGSASGEPLLFERMELPAVLVPHAPSPAPAIDPGLPQEAAAPALAVVETVVPLPVISDSSAGETAAPSQEVHPEKKTVSWQPIWWGLFGLLMTGFVGVLFFSLYRSSPAQVASAPAAPSPVIASRPDPIDPPASAVEENIEAKEGALSPEQEIALPLSPAAQPVSPEPPAPAPPPSGGRPEQDQINKTTVLSAFKNDSSSAPVSPPPVAPRDASPAAAKISPKLREGSPPQPKVEEVPAGKKTNEEMLHELIERQRRAYQSQDWALSRQDVADGSAFEGQIAELFGGAEPIRVEFQIFGLKVRGDEADLSLMQTARLRKGKGVSLQKALLFWKLKKEKERWKIEKFNVIEKYPPIEVG
- a CDS encoding lmo0937 family membrane protein — encoded protein: MLWTIFVILLILWALGFSLNLAGGVIHALLVIAAVLLVVQLLTGRRTVGPPP
- a CDS encoding methyltransferase, with amino-acid sequence MGREISAPSLFQLGYYWEAKIFLTSVKLDLYTPMGSGPKTAAEIASAVGADPENLERLLDSLVAIGLIHREGIRYANTPVVAEFLVKTSPFYMGELMLLQDEEWEAWGKLEEVVRTGKPPVKGNIFMNRPEVGEKILRVLDRMAKRVAPSLAERIDLSGYKTFLDVGGGAGTFSMAFCKRYPHLQGTLFDLPETLATTQKNIDKEKMTGRIRLVGGNFNLDELPGTFDVVFLSDILHYQTSEENAALFRKLSRAANPGGLIIVKDMFLNEDASNPGWNAIFSIHMMVYSEKGRCFSGSEIRGWLEKAGFHWVTEMERNTVLTAIK
- a CDS encoding DUF420 domain-containing protein; translated protein: MKEMLTAPGFLSPYGTWGADISSVMAWVFTLLFIYGWYAGRKHQGQRHHLVTLWGMVAMLGYFTLYYLARGLGALSLEGKEGFGGPDWVYNYIFSPMLTIHILVISVGLVLAVYMIVLGFRSSFKKGNERYLKVEPLKMGSKGFNYTLAGAAALFGLFALIRWTGSMGRLVVYISGFGLVAGVLFMERGIERWIPDAATRHRKMGAFTMVLYVIALVTSTVTYVMLYYIYPVKEH